The following are encoded in a window of Telmatobacter sp. DSM 110680 genomic DNA:
- a CDS encoding class I SAM-dependent methyltransferase, which yields MSQGIKRAIKNWIKRLMRICFEMGQRFHVDILPRHFYSEIPDIRTLRNNKAWRVPRSMKDISGPIEAQLAWVDECTRPYRANLTHFKIHEMAVRMNGSDQGYGEVEADFLYCFVRSQRPRQIVQIGCGVSTAICLLAAADEGYVPRITCIEPYPTAFLQLESERERITLITQKIEDVSIDFISRLQDGDLFFVDSSHTLGPAGEANLIILEILPRLATGVYAHFHDIYFPYDYGTDTLSSALFFPHETALLYAFLLMNRRFEIAASLSMLHHYRLNELVQYFPDMNPREFDEGLTKKVGHFPSSIFLRRRSELAG from the coding sequence ATGTCGCAGGGAATTAAAAGAGCCATAAAGAATTGGATTAAGAGGCTGATGCGCATCTGTTTCGAGATGGGGCAACGGTTCCATGTTGATATTTTGCCGCGGCACTTTTACTCCGAAATACCAGATATCAGGACCCTACGGAACAACAAGGCGTGGCGTGTGCCGCGTTCAATGAAAGACATCTCCGGCCCTATCGAAGCGCAGTTGGCTTGGGTTGATGAATGCACTCGACCTTACCGAGCAAATCTCACACATTTTAAGATCCATGAGATGGCAGTCAGAATGAACGGCAGCGATCAGGGTTATGGGGAGGTAGAGGCCGACTTTCTATACTGCTTCGTTCGTTCACAGAGACCACGCCAAATCGTCCAGATTGGATGCGGGGTTTCAACCGCAATTTGCTTGCTTGCGGCGGCAGACGAGGGATACGTTCCTCGGATTACGTGTATTGAGCCCTACCCCACAGCCTTTCTTCAACTAGAAAGCGAACGCGAACGAATCACGTTAATTACTCAGAAAATTGAGGACGTTAGTATTGACTTTATCTCCCGACTTCAAGACGGAGACCTTTTCTTTGTAGATTCAAGCCATACGCTTGGTCCAGCAGGCGAAGCAAATCTGATAATACTTGAGATCCTGCCCAGACTCGCGACTGGCGTTTACGCGCACTTTCATGACATCTATTTTCCTTATGACTACGGGACAGACACTCTTTCGTCAGCGCTATTTTTTCCACATGAAACTGCCCTTCTCTACGCATTCCTCTTGATGAATCGACGCTTTGAGATCGCAGCCTCGCTATCCATGTTGCACCATTATCGGCTCAACGAACTTGTACAGTACTTTCCCGATATGAACCCCAGAGAATTTGATGAAGGTCTTACTAAAAAGGTGGGGCATTTCCCAAGCTCTATCTTCTTGCGTAGACGTTCTGAGCTCGCCGGCTGA
- a CDS encoding glycosyltransferase family 2 protein, whose translation MNVKPSIAVIILTYNESIHLSRALDHIRIFAREVFVVDSFSTDNTVELAKAGGAQVLQHPFKHQAQQFQWALENAPITSDWVMRLDADEIIESDLAQEITAKLDTLPPDINGVNLNRKTIFQGKFIRFGGRYPLTLLRIWRRGKAKIEDRWMDEHIYLTEGRTVTFHGGFADHNLFDLTAFTTKHNSYASREALDVLNRRLHLFEPRVELTRESTAKQAKIKRFFKEYVYNRLPFEISTIVYFLFRYVFQMGFLDGRKGFSYHVLQGFWYRFLVGAKLRELEEAVKDAASEGEVRSEIARLTRQSLT comes from the coding sequence ATGAACGTGAAACCGAGTATCGCGGTAATTATCCTCACTTATAACGAGTCGATTCATCTTTCCCGCGCTCTTGATCACATCCGGATTTTTGCGCGAGAAGTATTCGTTGTTGATTCATTTTCAACCGACAACACTGTGGAGCTTGCGAAGGCTGGCGGTGCACAAGTCCTTCAACATCCCTTCAAACACCAAGCGCAGCAATTCCAATGGGCGCTCGAAAACGCACCAATCACCTCAGACTGGGTAATGCGTCTGGATGCCGACGAGATCATCGAATCCGATCTCGCTCAGGAGATTACAGCGAAACTTGACACCCTCCCTCCCGACATTAACGGAGTCAACCTCAATCGGAAAACAATATTCCAGGGTAAGTTTATCCGCTTCGGTGGGAGATACCCGCTCACTCTCCTGCGTATCTGGCGCCGTGGAAAAGCGAAGATTGAGGACCGATGGATGGACGAGCACATCTATCTGACCGAAGGAAGAACTGTTACTTTCCACGGCGGTTTCGCTGATCACAACCTCTTTGATTTAACCGCATTCACAACGAAGCACAATTCCTATGCCAGCAGAGAAGCTCTCGATGTGTTAAATAGGCGTCTGCATTTGTTCGAACCACGAGTTGAACTCACGCGGGAGTCAACCGCGAAGCAGGCGAAGATCAAGCGCTTCTTCAAGGAGTACGTGTATAACCGGCTTCCCTTCGAGATCTCCACCATCGTCTATTTCCTGTTTCGATATGTATTTCAAATGGGATTCCTTGATGGGCGGAAGGGGTTTTCCTATCACGTCCTCCAGGGGTTCTGGTACCGGTTCCTTGTCGGCGCAAAGCTGCGCGAGCTCGAGGAAGCGGTAAAAGACGCGGCATCAGAAGGCGAAGTGCGTTCTGAGATTGCTCGTCTCACTCGACAAAGCCTGACTTAG